A region from the Azospirillum fermentarium genome encodes:
- a CDS encoding glycosyltransferase family 2 protein — protein MSPRPLVTIITPTRGREAFLPLAHACVQAQTYPNIQWVVFDDSPRPSPYLQPRAAKNLIYISAPDLFEVGEKRNLMIEHSHGEIIVHCDDDDYYAPHYVETMVNWLEEGADFVKLSGWYLYSRPLRRFGYWDTAAGGPHFRWSRSGAAFVEANTPPDDGNRLGYGFTYAYRRSLWESAGPFPAVNALEDLAFARAAAAAGRTVTRPDQSGLALHILHDGSTSLCLPQQELPLDRLDTIFGPAVRAYTGE, from the coding sequence ATGTCTCCCCGCCCGCTCGTCACGATCATCACCCCGACCCGTGGGCGGGAGGCGTTCCTGCCCCTGGCCCACGCTTGCGTGCAGGCCCAGACCTATCCCAACATCCAGTGGGTGGTGTTCGACGACTCACCCCGGCCGTCGCCCTATCTCCAGCCCCGTGCGGCCAAGAACCTGATCTACATCAGCGCTCCCGACCTGTTCGAGGTGGGTGAGAAGCGCAACCTGATGATCGAGCATTCCCACGGCGAGATCATCGTCCATTGCGACGACGACGATTACTATGCCCCGCACTATGTGGAAACCATGGTGAACTGGCTGGAGGAAGGGGCGGATTTCGTCAAGCTGTCGGGCTGGTATCTCTACAGCCGCCCTTTGCGCCGGTTCGGCTATTGGGACACCGCCGCCGGCGGCCCGCATTTCCGCTGGAGCCGGTCGGGCGCCGCCTTCGTCGAGGCCAACACCCCGCCCGACGACGGCAACCGGCTGGGGTACGGCTTCACCTATGCCTACCGCCGGTCCCTGTGGGAAAGCGCCGGCCCCTTCCCCGCCGTCAACGCGCTGGAGGATCTGGCCTTCGCCCGCGCCGCCGCCGCCGCGGGCCGCACCGTCACCCGCCCGGACCAGAGCGGGCTGGCGCTCCACATCCTGCACGACGGCTCCACCAGCCTGTGCCTGCCGCAGCAGGAGCTGCCGCTGGACCGGCTGGACACCATCTTCGGCCCCGCCGTGCGGGCCTACACGGGGGAATAG
- the rlmH gene encoding 23S rRNA (pseudouridine(1915)-N(3))-methyltransferase RlmH, translating into MKLWLAAVGRARGGPARDLFDDYAGRLTSPFTLREVEVKKRLSSDELKRQEADLLLAAVPAGAIIVALDERGRALDSPAFAQKIGQWRDSGVADLAFLIGGADGHGEAVRRRADFLMAFGPMTWPHMLVRGMLTEQLYRAQQILAGHPYHRV; encoded by the coding sequence ATGAAGCTGTGGCTGGCCGCCGTGGGCCGTGCGCGCGGTGGCCCCGCCCGTGATCTGTTCGACGACTATGCCGGACGGCTGACGTCGCCTTTCACCCTGCGCGAGGTGGAGGTGAAGAAGCGGCTGTCGTCCGACGAGCTGAAGCGGCAGGAGGCGGACCTGCTGCTTGCCGCCGTGCCCGCCGGGGCGATCATCGTCGCCCTGGACGAGCGGGGCCGGGCGCTGGACAGCCCCGCCTTCGCGCAGAAGATCGGCCAGTGGCGCGATTCCGGCGTGGCCGACCTCGCCTTTCTCATCGGCGGTGCCGATGGCCATGGGGAGGCGGTGCGCCGGCGTGCCGATTTCCTGATGGCCTTCGGGCCCATGACGTGGCCGCACATGCTGGTGCGCGGCATGCTGACCGAACAGCTCTACCGCGCCCAGCAGATTTTGGCCGGGCACCCGTACCACCGGGTGTGA
- the rsfS gene encoding ribosome silencing factor gives METITTQLPQAATAMVRPAPAPQELKALIEQSLDADQADHVVTIDLAGKSSIADYMVVASGRNIRHIAAMADRLRGKMRETGLGDVSIEGMPQCDWVLVDAGDIIIHLFRPEVRAFYNIEKMWGLSAPSVEEENGAAVSADALDDDEAGLDE, from the coding sequence GTGGAAACCATCACTACGCAATTGCCACAGGCCGCCACGGCGATGGTGCGGCCCGCGCCCGCTCCTCAGGAACTGAAGGCGCTCATCGAACAGTCTCTGGACGCCGATCAGGCGGACCACGTGGTCACCATCGACCTTGCCGGGAAATCCAGCATCGCAGACTATATGGTCGTGGCGTCGGGGCGGAACATCCGCCACATCGCGGCCATGGCCGACCGTCTGCGCGGCAAGATGCGGGAAACCGGCCTGGGCGATGTGTCGATCGAGGGCATGCCCCAGTGCGACTGGGTGCTGGTGGATGCCGGCGACATCATCATCCACCTGTTCCGTCCCGAGGTCCGCGCCTTCTACAACATCGAGAAGATGTGGGGCCTGTCGGCTCCGTCGGTGGAGGAAGAGAACGGTGCGGCGGTGTCCGCCGACGCGCTGGACGACGACGAGGCCGGCCTGGACGAATGA
- a CDS encoding nicotinate-nucleotide adenylyltransferase, which translates to MPVGGNYRWAGPRHAGLSVGLLGGSFNPAHDGHRHISLHALQALGLDRVWWLVSPQNPLKPARGMAPLAERLREARAVARHPRIAVTCVERDLGTRFTADTLAALVRRYPRTRFVWLMGADNLGQIPRWKRWERIFRTVPVAVFARPAYSLAALGGKAARRFARRKVGVGEFRGLAGRKPPAWTFLRNPLHPASATAIRAARAAAGDRGQAGG; encoded by the coding sequence ATGCCGGTTGGGGGCAATTACCGCTGGGCGGGGCCGCGGCACGCGGGCCTGTCGGTGGGGCTGCTGGGCGGGTCGTTCAACCCCGCCCACGACGGCCACCGCCACATCAGCCTCCATGCCCTCCAGGCGCTGGGGCTGGACCGGGTGTGGTGGCTGGTCAGCCCGCAGAACCCGCTGAAGCCCGCCCGCGGCATGGCCCCGCTGGCCGAACGGCTGCGTGAGGCCCGCGCCGTGGCCCGCCATCCCCGCATCGCGGTGACCTGCGTGGAGCGGGATCTCGGCACCCGCTTCACCGCCGACACGCTGGCCGCGCTGGTCCGGCGGTATCCGCGCACCCGCTTCGTGTGGCTGATGGGGGCGGACAATCTGGGACAAATTCCGCGGTGGAAGCGGTGGGAGCGGATCTTCCGCACGGTCCCCGTTGCAGTCTTCGCCCGTCCGGCCTATTCTCTTGCTGCATTGGGCGGCAAGGCCGCCCGGCGTTTTGCCCGCCGGAAGGTGGGTGTCGGGGAATTCCGTGGGCTGGCGGGGCGAAAGCCGCCGGCCTGGACGTTTTTGCGGAACCCGTTGCACCCGGCCTCGGCCACGGCGATCCGCGCGGCCCGTGCGGCCGCCGGGGACCGGGGACAGGCCGGTGGGTAA